From the genome of candidate division KSB1 bacterium, one region includes:
- the asnA gene encoding aspartate--ammonia ligase: protein MARFIPPNHYTPILGLKETEKAIRLIKEFFQINLAVELNLIRVTAPLFVRAGTGINDDLNGIEKPVSFRVKAMDNMEVEVVQSLAKWKRMVLADYGFKQGEGLYTDMNAIRPDEILDNLHSLYVDQWDWELVISPAQRNLDFLKRIVRKIYEVIKRTEKYVAQQYSAIKPILAEDITFIHSEELLDQYPDLSPAERERAICKKYGSVFLIGIGAKLKNGQPHDGRAPDYDDWSTPTSNGYHGLNGDILVYYPLLDMAYELSSMGIRVDPEGLERQLQLTNSLDRKSLMFHRRLLSGELPLSIGGGIGQSRLCMFYLRKAHIGEIQAGIWPDEMIQLCRQHNIVLL from the coding sequence ATGGCGCGCTTCATCCCTCCGAACCACTACACCCCGATACTCGGTCTCAAAGAAACAGAAAAAGCCATTCGATTGATTAAGGAATTTTTCCAGATTAATCTTGCAGTGGAGCTCAACCTGATTCGGGTGACGGCTCCGCTGTTTGTTAGGGCTGGAACGGGGATTAATGATGACTTGAATGGGATCGAAAAGCCAGTATCGTTTCGCGTCAAAGCCATGGATAATATGGAAGTCGAGGTTGTTCAATCCCTCGCTAAGTGGAAACGGATGGTATTGGCCGATTACGGTTTTAAACAAGGGGAAGGCCTGTACACTGATATGAATGCCATAAGGCCAGATGAAATTCTGGATAATCTGCATTCTCTGTATGTGGATCAATGGGACTGGGAGTTGGTCATCTCTCCGGCGCAGCGAAATCTCGATTTTCTGAAGAGGATTGTTCGAAAAATTTATGAGGTAATTAAAAGAACTGAAAAATATGTGGCTCAACAATATAGCGCCATTAAGCCAATTTTAGCAGAGGACATCACTTTTATCCACAGTGAGGAATTGTTAGATCAATATCCAGATCTATCGCCCGCAGAGCGAGAGAGAGCAATTTGCAAGAAATATGGTAGCGTGTTTTTAATTGGTATTGGGGCAAAACTGAAAAATGGACAACCCCACGATGGCCGAGCGCCCGATTATGATGACTGGTCAACCCCGACATCGAACGGCTATCACGGCCTTAATGGCGATATTCTTGTTTATTATCCGTTATTGGATATGGCCTATGAATTATCTTCGATGGGAATTCGTGTGGATCCTGAAGGTCTAGAACGCCAGCTTCAATTGACCAATAGCCTGGATCGAAAATCTTTAATGTTTCATCGCCGATTGCTTTCAGGTGAGCTACCGTTATCTATTGGCGGTGGAATTGGACAATCGCGGCTATGCATGTTCTATTTGCGTAAAGCCCATATTGGTGAAATTCAGGCTGGCATCTGGCCTGATGAAATGATCCAGCTCTGTCGACAACACAATATCGTCCTACTTTAG
- a CDS encoding class I SAM-dependent methyltransferase, translated as MIDHFDLIASFYDRFIGMQSHDRLIEILQLPAVGWLLDAAGGTGRVSGQMSTMVDGVIVCDLSQRMLQQTKNKGALVPVRSHIELLPFRDATFSRIVMVDAFHHLCDHRRSLSELIRVLKPGGRLVIEEPNIHHFAVKLVAIAEKLFLMRSHFVPPEKIRTMLQELGISARIETDGNYISWIVADK; from the coding sequence ATGATTGATCATTTTGATTTAATAGCTTCATTTTACGATCGATTTATCGGCATGCAATCGCACGATCGGCTGATTGAAATTCTCCAACTGCCAGCCGTTGGCTGGCTGCTGGACGCAGCTGGTGGAACTGGTAGGGTTTCTGGGCAAATGAGCACTATGGTCGATGGGGTGATTGTTTGTGATTTGTCGCAACGGATGTTGCAGCAAACGAAGAACAAAGGAGCTCTGGTGCCAGTTCGCTCGCATATTGAGTTGCTCCCGTTCCGTGATGCCACCTTCAGCCGAATTGTGATGGTAGATGCATTTCATCATTTGTGCGATCATAGGCGTTCTCTTTCTGAATTGATTCGGGTCCTAAAGCCCGGCGGCCGGTTGGTCATAGAAGAACCGAATATCCATCATTTTGCCGTAAAGCTCGTTGCCATTGCTGAGAAATTATTTTTGATGCGAAGCCATTTTGTTCCCCCAGAAAAAATTAGAACCATGCTGCAAGAGCTTGGGATATCAGCACGGATCGAGACTGATGGGAATTATATTTCTTGGATTGTTGCGGATAAATAA